A genomic region of Photobacterium swingsii contains the following coding sequences:
- a CDS encoding TIGR02444 family protein: protein MPIANLFNHDAFWQFSYAHYFKADVEATCLCLQTFHHGSVNMALLMLWLDDQGYLLTSEQRSQLILALAPTDSLLQQYRTMRRALKPQLDQAGYQQLMDFELAVERQQQHDLIAQLNTLPLSTLAEQGHPTAIATNLVRYCQSLGALSLVEKLQAR, encoded by the coding sequence ATGCCGATAGCTAATCTTTTCAATCACGATGCCTTTTGGCAGTTCAGCTACGCGCACTATTTCAAAGCCGATGTTGAAGCTACCTGCTTGTGTTTGCAAACCTTTCACCATGGCAGCGTCAATATGGCGCTACTCATGCTATGGCTGGATGACCAAGGTTACTTGCTGACGAGTGAACAACGTAGCCAATTAATCTTAGCTTTAGCACCGACCGATAGCTTGTTGCAGCAGTACCGCACTATGCGTCGTGCGTTAAAGCCACAACTTGACCAAGCCGGTTACCAGCAGTTAATGGATTTTGAGCTAGCGGTAGAGCGTCAGCAGCAACACGATTTGATCGCCCAGCTCAATACCCTGCCGCTGTCGACACTCGCAGAGCAAGGGCACCCAACAGCAATTGCAACCAACTTGGTACGCTACTGCCAGTCTCTGGGGGCACTCTCTTTGGTTGAAAAACTGCAAGCGCGCTAA
- a CDS encoding aminotransferase-like domain-containing protein, translated as MTIEAFSPISTTDHPKSDPIYRQIAQQINQLILNGTLTSGEKLPTHRALADHLSVTVGTVTRAYAEAERQGLVEARIGAGTFVSQANKPNWVYKSSETPSVNGCNFGYNIPPQLDRADMLTQAMQTLSRDPQQLNQLMLYQEPQGITAHRQLVAQWLQQKGIAIDAERMHFTSGGQHAAQLALSAFCHSGDTVLVESVSYPGFLSLAKQQQVMVKSVEMDAEGMIPASLDKACQLYQPRLIYCTPTLQNPTTMTMSEQRRRDILAVCQQHQVLIIEDDVNGLMPTHRPSPLVNLESEQVIHIGGLSKCLAPGLRLGYIQVPTRHQKRLNMALHNHSLMISPLLSALACELIQQGDADRILQQIRHDIAARQRLVAHYLSEFTLAHDRASFHVWLTLPEYWRLSDFVSAAEQAKVTVKSAELFTPPGCTTPPAVRLAISAPVNHQQLEQGLQILCELLRTDPVSDFPL; from the coding sequence ATGACAATTGAAGCATTCAGCCCTATAAGCACCACAGATCACCCCAAAAGTGATCCTATTTATCGCCAGATAGCCCAGCAGATCAATCAGTTGATCCTCAATGGCACCTTAACGAGTGGTGAAAAACTCCCCACTCATCGCGCCCTTGCTGATCACCTCTCAGTGACAGTAGGCACAGTCACCCGTGCGTATGCCGAAGCAGAGCGCCAAGGGTTAGTCGAGGCACGCATTGGCGCGGGGACTTTTGTCAGTCAAGCTAATAAGCCTAATTGGGTGTACAAGTCTTCAGAAACACCATCGGTTAACGGCTGTAATTTTGGTTATAACATCCCACCACAACTCGACCGCGCCGATATGCTAACCCAAGCGATGCAGACCTTAAGTCGCGATCCTCAGCAACTTAACCAATTGATGTTGTACCAAGAGCCACAAGGCATCACCGCGCATCGCCAGCTTGTTGCCCAGTGGCTTCAACAAAAAGGCATCGCCATAGATGCAGAGCGCATGCACTTCACCTCAGGTGGCCAACACGCTGCACAATTAGCACTTTCTGCTTTTTGCCACAGTGGTGATACTGTGTTGGTGGAGTCAGTTTCGTACCCAGGCTTTCTGAGTTTGGCCAAACAACAGCAAGTTATGGTTAAAAGCGTAGAGATGGATGCCGAAGGCATGATCCCCGCCAGCTTAGATAAAGCCTGCCAGTTGTATCAGCCGCGGTTAATTTATTGCACCCCGACGCTGCAAAACCCAACAACCATGACCATGAGCGAACAACGTCGTCGTGACATTTTGGCGGTCTGCCAACAACACCAAGTGCTGATCATTGAAGATGACGTCAATGGCTTAATGCCCACTCATCGGCCAAGCCCGCTCGTCAATCTTGAGAGCGAACAAGTGATCCATATCGGTGGATTATCAAAATGCCTCGCTCCAGGATTGCGACTTGGCTATATCCAAGTACCGACCCGTCATCAAAAGCGTCTGAATATGGCCTTACATAATCACAGCTTGATGATCAGCCCCCTGCTGAGTGCTTTGGCGTGCGAACTGATCCAGCAAGGCGATGCGGATCGTATCTTGCAACAGATCAGACATGATATTGCGGCGCGGCAACGGCTCGTGGCCCATTACCTGTCAGAATTTACTCTCGCTCACGACAGGGCCAGCTTTCATGTTTGGCTGACCTTGCCTGAATACTGGCGATTGAGTGATTTTGTCTCGGCAGCTGAACAGGCCAAGGTCACGGTTAAATCGGCGGAGCTCTTTACGCCCCCGGGATGCACCACACCGCCCGCAGTACGATTAGCGATCAGTGCACCAGTGAACCATCAGCAACTTGAGCAAGGGCTGCAGATCCTCTGTGAGTTGCTGCGCACAGACCCTGTTTCTGACTTTCCACTATAA
- a CDS encoding LysE family translocator: MSPILSFEWPFILSLITFAATMTGTPGPNNLMVTASGANFGYRCTVPHMLGIGCGLVSMILLVAAGLGVVFVQFPVLHDALRWLGSGYLLYLAWKIGFSSSSLADTEHEAKPMSFMAAASFQYVNPKAWMMSVTAISTFSFTGELYWYSVSAIAAIFFLVCYPSVSLWAGFGIFIRRWLAQEKTRRIFNGLMGVLTAGCVVMIWQ; the protein is encoded by the coding sequence ATGTCGCCGATATTGTCTTTTGAATGGCCATTTATTTTATCGCTGATCACCTTTGCGGCCACTATGACGGGTACGCCTGGGCCTAATAATTTGATGGTGACCGCATCGGGGGCTAACTTTGGCTACCGATGTACAGTCCCGCATATGCTCGGGATTGGTTGTGGTTTAGTCTCAATGATCTTGTTGGTTGCCGCTGGGCTTGGGGTCGTTTTCGTTCAATTTCCCGTTCTGCATGATGCACTACGTTGGTTAGGGAGCGGCTACTTACTTTATCTCGCGTGGAAAATTGGCTTTTCTAGTAGCAGCTTGGCAGATACAGAGCATGAAGCTAAACCGATGAGCTTTATGGCGGCCGCGAGCTTTCAATATGTGAACCCTAAAGCCTGGATGATGTCGGTTACTGCGATTAGTACCTTTAGTTTTACTGGTGAGCTGTATTGGTATTCGGTGTCGGCCATTGCCGCTATTTTCTTTTTGGTGTGTTATCCCAGCGTATCGCTGTGGGCTGGCTTTGGTATTTTTATCCGCCGCTGGTTGGCACAGGAAAAAACGCGTCGGATCTTTAATGGTTTGATGGGCGTATTAACCGCGGGTTGCGTGGTGATGATTTGGCAATAG
- a CDS encoding ABC transporter ATP-binding protein yields the protein MITFSDIQLLRGGKVLLDQATATIHPGDKVGLVGKNGCGKSTLFALLKDELSLDAGNCRFPSNWELAWVAQETPALERRALDYVIDGDREYRQLEQDLAAAEAADNGHKVAELHGKLETIGGYSINARAAELLDGLGFSQEQMQWHLTQFSGGWRMRLNLAQALLCRSDLLLLDEPTNHLDLDAVMWLEKWLQNYRGTLVLISHDRDFLDPVVNRIIHVENQTLNEYTGNYSSFETQRAEKLVLQQAMYQKQQKQMSHMQSYIDRFRYKASKARQAQSRIKALERMEKVLPAQFDNPFSFEFREPSALPNPIMMMDEVAAGYGDNLILEKIRLNLVPGSRIGLLGRNGAGKSTLIKMLSGDLPAKAGDLTYSQGVKIGYFAQHQLETLYLDDTPVQHMARIAPQSTEQQLRDYLGSFGFLGDKALEKVGPFSGGEKARLVLALIVWQRPNLLLLDEPTNHLDLDMRQALTFALQSYEGAMVIVSHDRYLLRATTDDLYLVHDRQVAPFNGDLEDYHKWLTEQQRNERREQQASKPEVTKDNSAASRKEQKRLEAELRKKTAPLRKQISKLDEQMDKLNATITEAEEQLSDASIYEAENKARLTEQLQRQADAKSTLEDVEMTWMDLHEQLEEMEQALNADS from the coding sequence ATGATTACCTTTTCAGATATCCAACTATTACGAGGCGGGAAAGTCCTGCTCGATCAGGCCACAGCTACGATCCATCCAGGCGACAAAGTCGGTCTAGTGGGTAAAAATGGCTGCGGTAAATCTACCTTATTTGCTTTACTCAAAGATGAATTAAGCCTAGATGCGGGGAATTGCCGCTTCCCGTCTAACTGGGAACTCGCCTGGGTTGCCCAAGAAACCCCAGCACTAGAACGCCGCGCGTTAGACTATGTCATCGATGGCGATCGCGAATACCGTCAACTTGAGCAAGACTTAGCGGCAGCAGAAGCCGCTGATAACGGTCATAAAGTTGCCGAGCTACACGGCAAACTAGAAACCATCGGTGGTTACAGCATTAACGCCCGCGCCGCCGAACTGCTTGATGGCCTTGGCTTCTCACAAGAACAAATGCAATGGCATCTGACCCAATTTTCGGGTGGTTGGCGTATGCGCTTGAACCTCGCTCAAGCACTTCTGTGTCGTTCTGATTTACTGCTACTCGATGAGCCAACCAACCACTTAGACTTAGATGCTGTGATGTGGCTAGAAAAATGGCTACAGAACTACCGTGGTACCCTGGTTCTGATCTCCCATGACCGAGACTTCCTTGACCCTGTCGTCAACCGTATTATTCACGTTGAAAACCAAACATTGAACGAGTACACAGGTAATTACTCGTCGTTCGAAACTCAACGTGCTGAAAAGCTGGTACTGCAACAAGCCATGTACCAGAAGCAACAAAAACAAATGTCGCACATGCAGTCGTACATTGACCGCTTCCGCTATAAAGCGAGCAAAGCCCGCCAAGCGCAAAGTCGTATCAAAGCGTTAGAGCGCATGGAAAAAGTCTTGCCTGCGCAATTTGATAACCCCTTTAGCTTTGAATTCCGAGAACCTAGCGCCCTACCGAATCCAATCATGATGATGGATGAAGTTGCAGCGGGTTACGGTGATAACCTGATCTTAGAAAAGATCCGCTTAAACCTAGTTCCAGGTAGCCGTATTGGTCTACTGGGCCGTAACGGTGCGGGTAAGTCTACTCTGATCAAAATGTTGTCAGGCGATCTTCCTGCCAAAGCCGGCGATCTCACTTACTCGCAAGGAGTTAAGATTGGTTACTTTGCCCAGCACCAGCTTGAGACCTTGTACCTTGATGACACGCCTGTTCAGCACATGGCACGTATTGCTCCACAATCGACGGAACAACAGCTACGTGACTACTTAGGGAGCTTTGGCTTCTTAGGTGATAAAGCCCTTGAAAAGGTAGGGCCGTTCTCTGGCGGTGAAAAAGCCCGTTTAGTGTTGGCACTGATTGTATGGCAGCGCCCTAACCTGCTACTACTCGATGAACCGACCAACCACCTTGATTTAGACATGCGTCAAGCACTGACATTTGCGCTGCAATCTTATGAAGGGGCTATGGTTATCGTGAGCCACGACCGTTACTTACTGCGTGCCACCACCGATGACTTGTATCTGGTGCACGATCGTCAAGTCGCACCGTTTAATGGCGACCTTGAGGATTACCATAAATGGTTAACCGAGCAACAACGCAACGAGCGCCGCGAACAACAAGCGAGCAAGCCTGAAGTCACAAAAGACAACAGTGCAGCATCACGTAAAGAGCAAAAACGCCTTGAAGCGGAGCTTCGTAAAAAAACGGCGCCTTTGCGTAAGCAAATCAGTAAGCTCGATGAGCAAATGGACAAGCTAAACGCAACCATTACCGAGGCAGAAGAGCAACTAAGCGACGCCAGTATTTATGAAGCTGAAAATAAAGCGCGTCTAACGGAGCAACTGCAACGTCAGGCTGACGCAAAGTCAACGCTGGAGGATGTTGAAATGACCTGGATGGATCTGCACGAGCAACTCGAAGAAATGGAGCAGGCTCTCAATGCCGATAGCTAA
- the kefG gene encoding glutathione-regulated potassium-efflux system ancillary protein KefG codes for MTLQAPPKILVIYAHPDPQASLANAEMIRAIAGLPHVTIHDLYGAYPDFFIDVAREQALIAQHEIVVFQHPLYMYSCPALLKEWIDVVLGKGYAHGDGNALQGKYWRSVITTGGAAEAYTPDGYNRANIDAILKPFELTADLCQMHWLSPMVLHWARRIPETERQHHAKLYHDWLINPLMIPQAEVMHGE; via the coding sequence ATGACATTACAAGCACCCCCGAAAATATTGGTGATCTATGCTCACCCCGATCCGCAAGCTTCACTCGCCAATGCGGAAATGATCCGAGCCATTGCTGGCTTGCCTCACGTCACTATCCATGATTTGTACGGTGCTTACCCCGATTTCTTTATCGATGTGGCACGTGAACAGGCGTTGATCGCTCAGCATGAGATTGTCGTTTTTCAACATCCACTCTATATGTATTCTTGTCCTGCCTTATTAAAAGAGTGGATCGATGTGGTGCTAGGCAAGGGGTATGCCCATGGCGATGGCAACGCATTACAAGGAAAATACTGGCGGTCGGTGATCACGACAGGGGGCGCGGCAGAAGCCTATACTCCTGATGGTTATAACCGCGCCAATATTGATGCGATCCTTAAACCTTTCGAACTTACTGCAGATTTGTGTCAAATGCACTGGCTGTCACCTATGGTGCTGCACTGGGCACGTCGTATTCCTGAAACAGAGCGCCAACACCATGCCAAGCTTTACCATGATTGGTTGATTAACCCTCTGATGATCCCACAAGCAGAGGTGATGCATGGCGAATGA
- the crp gene encoding cAMP-activated global transcriptional regulator CRP encodes MVPGKPQTDPTLEWFLSHCHIHKYPSKSTLIHAGEKAETLYYIVKGSVAVLIKDEEGKEMILSYLNQGDFIGELGLFEEGQERTAWVRAKTPCEVAEISFKKFRQLIQVNPDILMRLSAQMATRLQVTSQKVGDLAFLDVTGRIAQTLLNLAKQPDAMTHPDGMQIKITRQEIGQIVGCSRETVGRILKMLEEQNLISAHGKTIVVYGTR; translated from the coding sequence ATGGTTCCAGGTAAACCTCAAACAGATCCAACACTAGAGTGGTTTCTTTCACATTGCCACATTCACAAGTACCCATCAAAAAGCACTTTGATTCATGCGGGTGAGAAAGCGGAAACTCTCTACTATATTGTAAAAGGTTCTGTTGCTGTTCTTATCAAGGATGAAGAAGGCAAAGAGATGATTCTTTCTTACCTAAACCAAGGTGACTTCATCGGTGAACTTGGCCTTTTCGAAGAAGGTCAAGAACGTACAGCTTGGGTTCGTGCGAAGACACCTTGTGAAGTTGCTGAGATTTCATTTAAGAAATTCCGTCAGCTAATCCAAGTTAATCCAGACATCTTGATGCGCTTGTCTGCACAGATGGCAACTCGCCTTCAAGTAACAAGCCAAAAAGTGGGCGACCTTGCGTTCTTAGACGTAACGGGTCGTATTGCACAGACGCTACTTAACCTAGCGAAACAACCTGATGCAATGACGCACCCAGACGGTATGCAAATCAAGATCACCCGTCAAGAAATCGGTCAAATCGTAGGTTGTTCACGTGAAACCGTTGGTCGTATCTTGAAGATGCTTGAAGAACAGAACCTGATTTCTGCACACGGTAAAACTATCGTGGTATACGGTACTCGTTAA
- a CDS encoding OsmC family protein: MQSRVKWVEGMTFLAQSNSGHSVVMDGNGGEKAPSPMELVLMAAGGCSSVDVVDGLQSADQRITGCEAQISSVRRETAPRIFTSANLHFVVTGHDLDEALVATTVANSLEKYCSVCLMLGEGVELTHSYEVIAA; the protein is encoded by the coding sequence ATGCAATCACGTGTGAAATGGGTAGAAGGAATGACTTTTCTTGCCCAGTCAAATTCGGGTCATAGTGTGGTGATGGACGGCAATGGTGGCGAAAAAGCACCCAGTCCAATGGAGTTGGTTTTGATGGCGGCTGGTGGTTGTAGTTCGGTCGATGTTGTTGATGGTTTACAATCTGCAGATCAACGTATCACGGGCTGCGAAGCACAAATTTCCTCGGTGCGCCGCGAGACAGCCCCACGTATTTTTACCTCGGCAAATTTGCATTTTGTGGTGACGGGACATGATCTTGATGAAGCCTTGGTGGCAACAACCGTCGCTAATTCGCTCGAGAAATATTGTTCGGTTTGTTTGATGCTGGGTGAAGGGGTTGAATTGACGCATTCATACGAAGTGATCGCCGCATAA
- a CDS encoding phosphoribulokinase has protein sequence MSAKHPIIAVTGSSGAGTSTTSEAFRKMFNMMSINAAWLEGDSFHRFTRPEMDVEIRKAKEQGRHISYFGPQANDFPQLEQFFHQYGEDSTGKFRRYLHTFDEAVPYNQMPGSFTPWQELPENTDLLFYEGLHGGVVDGETNVAQHVDLLIGMVPIVNLEWIQKIVRDTRDRGHSREAVMESIVRSMDDYLNYITPQFSRTHINFQRVPTVDTSNPLSAKGIPSLDESFVVIRFRGIKNVDFPYLLSMIQGSFMSRHNTLVVPGGKMSFAMELIMRPLIQQLIETGKIG, from the coding sequence ATGTCTGCAAAACACCCCATCATTGCAGTAACAGGTTCATCCGGTGCGGGCACCTCGACCACTTCAGAAGCCTTCCGCAAAATGTTCAATATGATGAGCATCAATGCGGCTTGGCTGGAAGGCGATAGCTTCCACCGCTTTACACGCCCCGAAATGGACGTCGAAATACGTAAAGCCAAAGAACAGGGCCGCCATATCAGCTATTTTGGCCCCCAAGCGAACGATTTCCCGCAACTCGAACAGTTTTTCCATCAGTACGGTGAAGACAGTACCGGCAAATTCCGCCGCTACCTGCACACCTTTGATGAAGCCGTGCCTTATAACCAAATGCCAGGCTCTTTCACCCCATGGCAAGAGCTACCTGAAAATACCGATCTCTTATTTTATGAAGGCTTACATGGCGGGGTCGTCGACGGTGAAACCAATGTTGCGCAGCATGTTGATCTCTTGATTGGCATGGTACCAATCGTCAACTTAGAGTGGATTCAAAAAATTGTTCGTGACACCCGTGACCGCGGTCATTCTCGTGAAGCTGTAATGGAATCTATTGTGCGCTCGATGGATGATTACCTCAATTACATCACGCCGCAGTTTTCACGGACTCATATTAACTTCCAGCGTGTTCCCACCGTGGATACCTCGAACCCACTTAGCGCCAAAGGGATCCCGAGTTTAGATGAAAGCTTTGTGGTGATCCGTTTTCGTGGGATCAAGAATGTCGACTTCCCGTACTTATTGTCGATGATCCAAGGCTCATTCATGTCACGCCACAATACCTTGGTGGTACCGGGCGGCAAAATGAGCTTTGCGATGGAGCTAATAATGCGTCCTCTGATCCAGCAGCTGATTGAAACAGGGAAAATCGGCTAG
- a CDS encoding hydrolase, which produces MTAAFTPAAGLGNPHLQTLLPRFIRRKPLFTPHTQRLETPDGDFLDIAWTDVPSNHQEVNKTHCHSPRQPIMILFHGLEGSFNSPYANGLLHAAMQQGWLGVMMHFRGCSGEMNRQARSYHSGETSDARFFIQWIRQQFPDSPLFAVGVSLGGNMLVNYLAEHGDDSELCAAQVISPPLDLGACAERIEQGFSKVYKQYLLSSMKKNISKKMNLLPDALPLDQSGINAISTLRQFDDLVTAPLHGYQDASDYYQRCSGLQRLHQVTVPLRIIHAKDDPFMTHDVIPSQPLPAHIDYHLSPNGGHVGFLTGSWHKPTFWLETTVPAWFAPFAAVNTQPSHSTSE; this is translated from the coding sequence ATGACGGCTGCATTTACTCCCGCTGCGGGATTAGGTAATCCACACCTACAAACATTATTGCCACGCTTTATTCGTCGCAAACCGCTATTCACACCACACACTCAGCGGCTGGAAACCCCAGACGGTGATTTTCTCGATATCGCATGGACAGATGTGCCAAGTAACCATCAAGAAGTGAATAAAACCCACTGCCACTCACCACGGCAGCCGATTATGATCCTGTTTCATGGATTAGAAGGCAGCTTCAATAGCCCCTATGCCAACGGCTTATTGCACGCCGCAATGCAGCAAGGTTGGTTGGGCGTCATGATGCACTTTCGTGGCTGTAGTGGTGAGATGAATCGCCAAGCCCGAAGTTATCATTCAGGTGAAACCAGCGATGCACGCTTTTTCATTCAATGGATTAGACAACAATTTCCTGACTCTCCCTTGTTTGCGGTTGGCGTGTCACTGGGTGGCAACATGCTGGTTAACTACCTTGCCGAACATGGTGACGACAGCGAGCTCTGCGCAGCACAGGTCATTTCGCCCCCATTAGATTTGGGCGCCTGCGCTGAGCGTATTGAGCAAGGTTTCTCTAAAGTCTATAAACAATACCTGCTCAGCTCGATGAAAAAGAACATCAGCAAGAAGATGAACCTGTTGCCCGATGCGCTACCTTTAGATCAATCTGGTATCAATGCGATTAGCACCCTGCGCCAGTTTGATGATCTGGTAACTGCACCGCTGCACGGCTATCAAGACGCCAGTGACTATTACCAGCGTTGCAGTGGCTTACAGCGTTTGCATCAGGTCACTGTACCCCTGCGTATCATTCATGCCAAAGATGACCCTTTCATGACCCATGATGTTATCCCTTCACAGCCGCTCCCAGCCCACATTGACTATCACCTGAGTCCTAATGGCGGCCATGTGGGCTTTTTAACGGGATCATGGCACAAGCCCACCTTCTGGCTTGAAACAACCGTGCCCGCTTGGTTTGCGCCTTTTGCTGCGGTAAACACTCAACCTAGCCACAGCACGTCAGAGTAA
- a CDS encoding DUF1338 domain-containing protein — translation MERVEQLFNNLWQDYIQRLCPSADQVHTLLTEDEPLLNDHIALRTFNLPKVGLDVLAAPFIAIGYKPCGTYHFESKKLYAEHFEHPNPAAPKVFISELLVGQCSSLLQQSVRSLIDQVPEQAVKDPAFLYGGRLWDIDFETYEMLAAESEYAGWLAAHGFGANHFTVSINQLEQFTEVAEVNHLLAHNGFAINVSGGEVKGSPEEMLEQSSTMADKVPVAFLDGVKTIPGGFYEFAKRYPQADGELYTGFVAASADKIFESTDS, via the coding sequence ATGGAAAGAGTAGAGCAACTGTTTAACAACTTATGGCAAGACTATATTCAACGCCTGTGCCCATCAGCGGATCAAGTACATACATTACTGACCGAAGATGAGCCGCTACTGAATGACCATATTGCGTTGCGCACATTTAACTTACCGAAAGTCGGACTGGATGTGCTAGCCGCACCCTTTATTGCGATTGGTTACAAACCTTGTGGCACTTACCATTTTGAGTCTAAAAAACTCTACGCTGAGCATTTTGAACACCCAAACCCTGCGGCGCCAAAAGTGTTTATTAGTGAGCTATTGGTGGGTCAGTGTTCCTCATTATTGCAGCAATCGGTACGTAGTTTGATTGATCAAGTGCCAGAGCAAGCGGTGAAAGATCCTGCCTTCTTGTATGGCGGCCGTTTGTGGGACATTGATTTTGAAACGTATGAGATGTTAGCCGCAGAGAGTGAATATGCAGGGTGGTTAGCGGCGCATGGCTTTGGCGCGAATCACTTTACGGTTAGCATTAACCAACTAGAACAATTTACTGAAGTGGCCGAGGTGAATCACTTATTGGCACATAATGGCTTTGCCATCAATGTATCGGGTGGAGAAGTGAAAGGCAGTCCTGAAGAGATGTTAGAGCAGTCTTCTACCATGGCAGATAAAGTCCCTGTCGCTTTTTTAGATGGGGTAAAAACGATCCCTGGTGGTTTTTATGAATTTGCCAAGCGCTACCCGCAAGCCGATGGTGAGCTTTATACCGGATTTGTCGCTGCGTCGGCGGATAAGATCTTTGAAAGTACCGACAGCTAG
- a CDS encoding YheU family protein — protein sequence MIIPWQDIAPDTLDNLIEHFVLREGTDYGEHEKTLEQKVQHVRQQLAQGEAVVMFSELHESVDIKLRRDLNF from the coding sequence ATGATTATTCCTTGGCAAGACATCGCCCCAGATACCCTCGATAACCTGATCGAACACTTTGTTCTACGTGAAGGCACCGATTACGGTGAGCACGAAAAAACCTTAGAACAAAAAGTTCAACATGTTCGCCAACAGCTTGCCCAAGGCGAAGCCGTAGTGATGTTTTCTGAATTACATGAATCAGTCGATATTAAGCTTCGTCGAGATCTCAATTTCTAA